From the Vibrio alginolyticus NBRC 15630 = ATCC 17749 genome, one window contains:
- a CDS encoding patatin-like phospholipase family protein, which translates to MFKKLLSSPSVRNFALWVSTFLMITPSVSLANSLTKTDDLEPRPKVAVVLAGGGAKGAAHIGVLKALEEMQIPVDIVTGTSMGAYVGGLYATGMSADEIESFIYTVDWGSGYRDRVDRSQRRVRDKEYEDRYQINTDLGLRFGEVRAPTGVVQGQNMLRVLRETTGNLGRFDSFDDLAIPYRSVATDILALEEVVLGNGYLVDAMMASMSVPGALPPYKLNGHMLVDGGVVNNMPVDVARAMGADVVIAVDISTDYKTEDEFTGLFTVADQLSNYLVRRSTQQQVDELEPQDIYIRPNVGTMETVEFDKMPWAFQAGYDITKQLKDKLKGLRLSNADYQKYIDRKQEVRKTLIYGDQRVVDDIVIVNNTHYSDVLLTNRIELETGRRISTAEIEKAVENLYALDRFELITYHFEEVDGETLLVFDVNEKSWGPNYLNFRFFLEDDFDTDSQYGIGISTNFTNLNSHGAELAFNVEMGTDKLIEAELYSPVLSSQELFVSGRISYGSESRNLPLTEPQAPDLESVNDFFPVTYDDFTTELAIGIQPTLWQELRFGARYSTGDIELSTLASAGKLDFERRGLFANYRLDTLDDFAFPTRGLLVDLEYLVSHDQSPQGVSLLETDKIIEDTVYEISARFKGAVSHQRHTLVGHAEYSFVESKNSSLPLDPRELGGFLSLSGIPRNSLIGQNLFFSSLVYRYKWFDNDFGLFEAPVYLGASVEYGGVWSDNDLKLNEAPLYNAGSIFFGVDSPIGPIMLAYGRTEQDLDAVYLIVGTSFN; encoded by the coding sequence ATGTTCAAAAAGCTGTTATCAAGCCCATCGGTTCGCAACTTTGCGCTTTGGGTTAGTACCTTTTTGATGATCACTCCTTCTGTTTCCCTCGCAAACTCTCTAACAAAAACGGATGACTTGGAACCTCGACCAAAGGTGGCGGTTGTGCTCGCTGGCGGCGGAGCGAAAGGGGCGGCACACATTGGGGTTTTAAAAGCATTGGAAGAAATGCAGATCCCTGTCGATATTGTGACCGGTACCAGTATGGGCGCCTATGTGGGTGGGCTCTATGCCACGGGGATGAGTGCTGATGAAATTGAGAGTTTTATCTACACCGTCGATTGGGGCAGCGGTTATCGAGATCGTGTTGACCGTAGCCAACGTCGAGTTCGTGACAAAGAGTATGAAGACCGCTATCAAATTAATACCGATCTCGGCTTAAGGTTCGGTGAGGTACGAGCACCAACGGGTGTGGTGCAAGGCCAGAACATGTTGCGAGTATTGCGTGAGACTACAGGGAACTTAGGGCGATTCGATTCTTTTGATGATCTTGCCATTCCTTATCGTTCTGTTGCGACAGATATTCTTGCCTTAGAAGAAGTCGTATTGGGCAATGGTTACCTTGTGGACGCCATGATGGCTAGCATGTCTGTACCAGGAGCGCTTCCTCCCTATAAGCTCAATGGCCATATGCTTGTTGATGGCGGCGTCGTCAATAACATGCCTGTCGATGTGGCTCGCGCCATGGGGGCTGATGTCGTTATTGCCGTCGATATTAGCACCGATTACAAAACCGAAGATGAATTTACGGGGCTGTTTACTGTCGCGGACCAACTCTCTAACTATCTCGTTCGTCGTAGTACACAACAGCAAGTGGACGAGCTTGAACCTCAAGATATCTATATTCGTCCCAATGTGGGCACCATGGAAACTGTCGAGTTCGACAAAATGCCTTGGGCTTTTCAAGCTGGGTACGATATTACCAAGCAGTTAAAAGACAAGCTGAAAGGGTTGCGCTTGTCCAATGCGGACTATCAAAAATACATCGATCGCAAACAAGAAGTTCGTAAAACTTTGATTTATGGTGATCAGCGTGTGGTTGATGACATAGTGATTGTTAATAACACGCACTACAGCGATGTGTTGTTGACGAATCGTATTGAATTAGAAACCGGACGTCGTATTTCAACGGCCGAAATTGAGAAAGCCGTTGAAAACCTCTACGCGTTAGATAGGTTCGAGCTCATCACTTATCACTTTGAAGAGGTGGATGGTGAGACATTGTTGGTTTTTGATGTTAACGAGAAGTCGTGGGGGCCTAATTATCTCAACTTCCGATTTTTTCTTGAAGATGACTTCGATACAGATAGCCAGTACGGCATAGGAATATCGACCAACTTTACCAATTTAAACTCTCATGGCGCGGAGTTGGCGTTCAACGTAGAAATGGGCACGGATAAGCTGATTGAAGCTGAGTTGTATTCCCCTGTTTTATCTAGCCAAGAACTTTTTGTATCGGGGCGAATTTCCTATGGTAGTGAGAGCCGAAACTTACCTTTAACAGAGCCTCAAGCACCAGATTTAGAGTCAGTAAATGACTTTTTTCCGGTCACTTACGATGATTTTACAACAGAGTTAGCGATAGGTATCCAACCCACATTGTGGCAAGAACTTCGATTTGGCGCTCGCTACTCAACCGGAGATATTGAGCTTTCTACTTTGGCTTCTGCTGGTAAATTGGATTTTGAACGTCGTGGCCTGTTTGCCAATTATCGCCTAGATACACTTGATGATTTCGCATTTCCGACTCGTGGGCTTTTAGTCGATCTCGAATATTTAGTGTCTCATGATCAAAGTCCTCAAGGCGTTAGCCTTTTAGAAACTGACAAAATTATTGAAGATACCGTTTATGAAATCTCTGCACGATTTAAAGGTGCAGTGAGTCATCAGCGTCATACTTTAGTCGGACATGCTGAATATAGTTTTGTAGAGAGTAAAAACTCATCTTTACCGCTTGATCCCAGAGAGTTGGGCGGCTTCTTAAGCCTATCGGGAATCCCAAGAAATAGCCTGATCGGACAGAACTTATTTTTCAGCAGTTTGGTGTACCGATATAAGTGGTTTGATAATGATTTCGGATTGTTTGAAGCTCCAGTCTACCTGGGCGCATCGGTCGAATATGGCGGTGTTTGGTCTGATAATGATCTGAAACTAAACGAAGCGCCGCTTTACAATGCTGGCTCCATCTTCTTTGGTGTTGACTCACCAATAGGACCAATAATGTTGGCATACGGTCGTACCGAGCAAGATTTGGATGCTGTGTATTTGATCGTAGGAACATCGTTTAATTAA
- the mrcB gene encoding penicillin-binding protein 1B, translated as MTDSKKPSAKKAPAKKSTTNKGAAKQTRRTPSKKPTNEKRSWLKVLWSFSWKAGVALAAVLLFVGIYLDSVVKERFEGQLFELPTVVYARILNLSPGENITIQELRNELDVLNYRKVSQPRYPGEYSSSSTRIELIRRPFEFADGPEPDRHIMLHFSDSGLQRIQSLESRGDLGYLRLEPKMLGMLEKDRDEQRLFLRRDQFPEILVDALLATEDRDFYQHDGVSPLAIARALVANIKAGRTVQGGSTLTQQLAKNLFLTRDKTLWRKVREAYIALILDYRYSKDRILEAYLNEVYLGQSGGEAIHGFGLASRYYFGQPIQELRIDQLAMLVGMVKGPSYYNPIRYPERTKERRDLVLRLLMQQNMLTSEQYEQAVSRPLDTQSKPRIASRQPAYFQQLSIELKEKVGERFKAETGLRVFTSLDPVSQSKMEQAIAKKIPELAKRGGKELEAAAVAVDRHSGEIRAMVGGKRVGYEGFNRALNASRPIGSLVKPAIYLTALEQPDKYNLGTTLHDTPLSLKSSKGNVWTPRNYDRKYRGDVPLYIALAKSLNVPTVRLGMALGIPEVSNTLERLGVNKDEIRPVPSMFLGSFSLTPFEVAQMYQTLTNSGKRAKLTALRSVMDMEGNVLYQSLPRSSRAVDEQAAWLTTYAMKQGVAQGTGRFLQSQFGWAALAGKTGTSNDNRDSWFVGVDGREVTTIWLGRDDNKPVNLTGSSGALRVYAEYLKQRIPERLELPWPREITTLGFKPTSDGGLEMNCRSDYKLPVWDKTGQIKQQCEKKSNWLNSIFDW; from the coding sequence ATGACTGACAGCAAGAAGCCTAGCGCGAAAAAAGCGCCAGCGAAGAAAAGTACAACCAATAAAGGAGCCGCAAAACAGACTCGACGTACGCCGAGTAAAAAGCCGACTAACGAGAAACGTTCGTGGTTGAAAGTTCTGTGGTCGTTTAGCTGGAAAGCTGGCGTTGCACTTGCCGCTGTTTTGCTGTTTGTTGGGATTTACTTAGATAGTGTGGTGAAAGAACGCTTTGAAGGCCAGCTGTTTGAGCTGCCAACGGTGGTTTATGCCCGTATCTTGAATCTAAGCCCTGGTGAGAATATCACCATCCAAGAACTGCGCAACGAGCTAGATGTGTTGAATTACCGTAAAGTGAGTCAACCTCGTTACCCAGGCGAATATTCCTCTTCTTCCACTCGGATTGAATTGATTCGTCGTCCATTCGAGTTTGCCGATGGTCCCGAGCCAGATCGTCACATTATGCTGCATTTCTCTGATTCCGGTTTGCAACGTATTCAGTCTTTAGAATCTCGAGGAGACCTTGGTTACTTGCGCCTAGAACCGAAGATGTTGGGCATGCTGGAGAAAGACCGTGATGAACAGCGCCTTTTCTTACGTCGTGATCAGTTCCCTGAAATTTTGGTGGATGCACTGCTTGCGACCGAAGACCGGGATTTTTATCAACATGACGGGGTGTCACCGCTCGCGATTGCACGTGCATTGGTTGCGAACATTAAGGCGGGTCGTACTGTTCAAGGTGGTAGTACGCTGACTCAGCAATTGGCAAAAAACCTGTTTTTGACTCGTGATAAAACACTGTGGCGTAAAGTTCGAGAAGCGTATATCGCGCTAATTTTGGATTACCGTTACAGCAAAGATCGTATCTTAGAAGCCTACCTAAACGAAGTGTACCTAGGTCAAAGTGGAGGTGAAGCGATCCACGGGTTTGGCTTGGCGTCGCGTTACTATTTTGGGCAGCCAATTCAGGAGTTGCGAATCGATCAACTGGCGATGTTAGTTGGGATGGTAAAAGGACCGTCTTACTACAACCCAATTCGTTACCCTGAGAGAACGAAAGAGCGTCGTGATCTCGTTCTGCGCCTGTTAATGCAGCAAAACATGTTGACTTCAGAGCAGTATGAACAAGCTGTAAGTCGTCCACTCGATACGCAAAGCAAGCCACGTATTGCGAGCCGTCAGCCAGCTTATTTCCAACAATTGAGCATTGAATTAAAAGAAAAAGTTGGGGAGCGATTTAAAGCAGAGACCGGACTGCGCGTATTTACGTCTCTGGACCCAGTATCGCAAAGCAAAATGGAACAAGCTATCGCGAAAAAGATCCCAGAACTAGCTAAACGGGGTGGTAAAGAGTTAGAAGCCGCTGCTGTGGCCGTTGATCGCCATAGTGGTGAAATCCGTGCGATGGTTGGTGGTAAACGTGTCGGTTATGAAGGCTTTAACCGAGCGCTCAATGCCAGTCGTCCAATTGGTTCTTTAGTGAAACCAGCGATTTACTTAACGGCTCTAGAACAACCGGATAAATACAACCTAGGCACGACGCTACACGACACGCCGTTAAGTCTGAAGAGCAGTAAAGGTAACGTGTGGACGCCGCGCAACTACGATAGAAAATATCGTGGTGATGTGCCACTTTACATTGCTTTAGCGAAATCACTTAACGTACCAACCGTGCGCTTAGGTATGGCACTTGGCATTCCTGAAGTCTCCAATACTTTAGAGCGTTTGGGCGTGAACAAAGACGAAATTCGCCCAGTGCCTTCGATGTTTTTGGGTTCGTTTTCTTTGACGCCATTCGAAGTCGCACAGATGTATCAGACTCTGACGAATTCAGGTAAGCGTGCAAAACTGACCGCTCTGCGCTCAGTCATGGATATGGAAGGTAATGTGCTGTATCAATCCTTGCCTCGTTCATCAAGAGCCGTGGATGAACAAGCTGCATGGCTAACGACCTACGCGATGAAACAAGGGGTTGCTCAAGGCACTGGCCGCTTCTTACAAAGCCAGTTTGGTTGGGCTGCATTGGCAGGAAAAACGGGTACCAGTAATGACAACCGCGATAGTTGGTTTGTCGGTGTTGATGGTCGGGAGGTGACGACAATTTGGCTAGGCCGCGACGATAATAAACCCGTGAATCTAACGGGGTCGAGTGGTGCATTACGAGTGTACGCAGAGTACTTGAAGCAGCGTATTCCTGAGCGCTTAGAGCTCCCATGGCCAAGAGAAATCACCACATTAGGGTTCAAGCCTACATCTGATGGAGGTTTAGAAATGAACTGCCGTAGTGATTACAAACTGCCGGTTTGGGATAAAACCGGTCAGATAAAGCAACAGTGTGAGAAGAAATCAAACTGGTTAAATAGCATATTTGATTGGTAG
- the hrpB gene encoding ATP-dependent helicase HrpB: protein MSQLPIEAVMPELLTAVKNQHQVILKAAPGAGKSTYFPLQLLLNHSVAGKIIMLEPRRLAARNIARYLAEQLGEQVGQRVGYRVRGEAKVSSATQLEIVTEGIMTRMIQTDPELDGVDLLIFDEFHERSIHADTALAFSLEVQEALRDDLKLVVMSATLDQQALQSLLPEASYIESEGRSFDVAMRYQPLGVNEHLPTSMAKTIESLMNKESGSLLAFLPGVGAIKQVEERLSHLADDIDVCPLYGQLSFADQQKAITPAEQGKRKVVLATNIAETSLTIEGIRLVVDSGLERIARFDLKNGLTRLEQTRIAQSSAIQRAGRAGRIEEGICVRLYSENQFKQQPLVPQPEILHSDLASLVMELAFWGASDIHDLKWLDVPANASLEQAKQLLVSLGLLTEKGQLTSEGKQAHELGVEPRAAAMLIKAQSYSDKMLNAALAAVALIEEPERNVTNIAYSLHRWLVGTHPKKSMLFKRAQSLAYKLDTVFDLKGVDEDALPLVLSLAFPDRIAQQRTNQFGRFTLANGHGAECRQEDMLGGCEYLVAVDLMRSHSNSSQIHSACELDVNILRTTFDTLFSSEEVVDWDEKRGRLIAERQTKLGLLVVEREPLPSPGKEKMTQALLTYVRRQGLQSLNWTPAAESLLARVRCAVEWLPEQSWPMFDEVSLLDSLEEWLEPYMTSVSSVKDLSKINLVEALNARLGWPLNQQLDEWLPEHYQLPTGSKKRIRYQYGHEPILSVRMQEVFGESGSPTVALGRKRLVLELLSPAQRPLQVTSDLAAFWNGSYKDVQKEMKGRYPKHVWPDDPANHVATTKTKRQLNND, encoded by the coding sequence TTGTCACAATTGCCGATTGAAGCCGTGATGCCTGAGTTGCTGACGGCGGTCAAAAATCAACATCAAGTGATCTTAAAAGCGGCGCCTGGTGCCGGTAAGTCGACTTACTTCCCTTTGCAGTTACTCTTAAATCATTCGGTTGCTGGAAAAATCATCATGCTTGAGCCAAGACGACTCGCGGCGCGTAACATTGCCCGTTATCTTGCTGAGCAATTGGGAGAACAAGTTGGTCAACGCGTGGGTTATCGAGTTCGTGGCGAGGCAAAGGTAAGTTCTGCAACGCAGCTGGAGATCGTGACCGAAGGGATCATGACCAGGATGATCCAAACTGACCCTGAACTGGATGGGGTTGATCTACTGATCTTTGATGAGTTTCATGAACGCAGCATTCATGCCGATACCGCTTTGGCATTCAGTTTAGAAGTTCAAGAGGCATTGCGAGACGATCTCAAGCTGGTGGTAATGTCGGCAACGCTTGACCAACAAGCATTACAATCGTTGTTGCCGGAAGCTAGTTACATTGAATCTGAAGGGCGCAGCTTTGATGTGGCAATGCGCTACCAGCCGTTAGGTGTGAACGAGCATTTACCTACGAGTATGGCAAAAACAATAGAAAGTCTTATGAACAAAGAGTCTGGATCTTTGTTAGCTTTCCTACCGGGTGTTGGTGCCATAAAACAAGTTGAAGAGCGGTTGTCTCATTTAGCGGATGATATCGACGTATGCCCACTTTATGGTCAACTGAGCTTTGCAGATCAACAAAAAGCGATTACGCCAGCAGAACAAGGTAAGCGTAAAGTCGTTCTAGCGACCAACATTGCAGAAACTTCACTAACGATTGAAGGCATTCGCCTCGTCGTTGATTCTGGGTTAGAGCGTATTGCCCGCTTTGATTTGAAAAACGGTTTAACACGCTTAGAGCAAACACGCATTGCACAGTCTTCAGCGATTCAGCGTGCAGGACGAGCGGGACGAATAGAAGAGGGCATTTGTGTTCGTCTTTATTCTGAAAACCAGTTCAAGCAGCAACCGCTGGTTCCCCAACCCGAAATTTTGCATTCCGATTTAGCTAGTTTAGTTATGGAGCTTGCCTTTTGGGGAGCGAGTGATATCCACGATCTAAAGTGGCTTGATGTTCCCGCTAATGCGTCATTGGAACAAGCGAAGCAGCTATTGGTGTCATTGGGACTACTGACGGAAAAAGGGCAATTAACGTCCGAAGGAAAACAGGCGCATGAACTAGGCGTTGAGCCTCGTGCGGCTGCGATGCTAATTAAAGCGCAATCTTACAGTGATAAGATGTTAAATGCTGCTTTGGCGGCGGTCGCACTGATTGAAGAGCCAGAGAGAAATGTTACCAATATCGCTTATAGCTTGCATCGTTGGCTTGTTGGTACTCATCCAAAAAAGTCGATGTTGTTCAAGCGTGCTCAATCTCTGGCGTACAAATTGGATACGGTATTTGACCTGAAAGGCGTGGATGAAGATGCATTACCGCTGGTGTTAAGTTTGGCATTTCCAGATCGCATTGCACAGCAGCGCACAAATCAATTTGGGCGATTTACTTTGGCTAATGGTCATGGTGCAGAATGTCGTCAGGAAGACATGCTAGGTGGCTGTGAGTATTTGGTTGCCGTTGACTTAATGCGTTCTCATTCTAATTCAAGTCAAATTCATTCGGCATGTGAATTGGATGTCAATATATTGCGAACGACCTTTGATACGCTATTTTCGTCTGAAGAAGTAGTGGACTGGGATGAAAAAAGAGGCCGTCTAATAGCTGAGCGACAAACAAAACTCGGTCTGCTGGTCGTTGAACGCGAGCCGTTGCCAAGCCCGGGCAAAGAAAAAATGACACAAGCTTTACTCACGTATGTCCGCCGCCAGGGCTTACAGAGTCTAAACTGGACACCGGCAGCGGAGAGCTTGTTAGCTCGGGTTCGTTGTGCGGTGGAATGGTTACCTGAGCAGTCATGGCCAATGTTTGATGAAGTCAGTTTGCTGGATTCATTAGAGGAGTGGTTAGAACCATACATGACGTCTGTCAGTTCGGTTAAAGACCTGAGCAAGATAAACTTGGTCGAAGCGCTTAATGCTCGATTAGGTTGGCCACTCAATCAACAACTGGATGAATGGTTACCTGAGCATTACCAACTGCCCACAGGTTCAAAGAAGCGTATCCGTTACCAATATGGCCATGAGCCGATATTATCGGTGCGTATGCAAGAAGTATTTGGGGAGAGTGGTTCCCCAACGGTGGCTCTTGGCCGCAAGCGTTTGGTGCTTGAACTGCTTTCACCGGCACAACGTCCATTGCAAGTAACGTCGGACTTGGCGGCTTTCTGGAACGGAAGCTACAAAGACGTTCAAAAAGAGATGAAAGGGCGCTACCCAAAACACGTTTGGCCAGATGATCCTGCCAATCATGTAGCAACAACGAAAACAAAAAGACAATTGAATAATGACTGA
- the sfsA gene encoding DNA/RNA nuclease SfsA — protein MHFTPALESATLLKRYKRFLADIELDTGEIRTIHCANTGAMTGCATPGNKVWFSTSDNPKRKYPNSWELSETEQGHRICINTARANQLAVEAIENNVISELYGYDTLQTEVKYGNENSRIDILLSADDKPKCYIEVKSVTLLDETDSTGQGYFPDAVTTRGQKHLRELTEMAQNGSRAILLFTVLHSGIEKVSAAHHIDAKYSLLLKQAQDAGVEVLCYKAELSDTGMKLISAIDFIN, from the coding sequence ATGCATTTCACACCCGCTTTAGAGTCCGCCACTCTACTCAAACGTTATAAACGCTTTCTTGCCGATATCGAGCTCGATACTGGTGAAATCCGTACAATCCACTGCGCAAATACAGGTGCAATGACGGGTTGTGCAACGCCCGGAAACAAAGTTTGGTTTTCTACTTCCGACAACCCGAAACGAAAATACCCCAATAGTTGGGAGTTGAGTGAGACCGAACAAGGCCACCGTATTTGTATCAACACCGCGCGTGCCAATCAATTAGCCGTAGAGGCTATTGAAAATAATGTCATTTCAGAGCTTTATGGTTATGACACACTTCAAACTGAGGTGAAATACGGCAATGAAAATAGCCGAATTGATATCTTGCTCAGCGCAGACGACAAGCCAAAGTGCTATATAGAAGTGAAAAGCGTCACTCTTCTTGATGAGACCGACTCTACTGGACAAGGATACTTCCCAGATGCGGTCACGACTCGGGGACAAAAACACCTGAGAGAGCTCACAGAAATGGCACAAAATGGAAGTAGAGCCATACTTTTATTCACTGTTTTACATTCAGGTATTGAAAAAGTATCCGCGGCGCACCATATAGACGCGAAATATTCACTATTACTCAAACAAGCACAAGACGCTGGAGTGGAAGTTCTCTGCTACAAAGCTGAACTGAGCGATACTGGAATGAAGCTGATTTCCGCTATTGATTTTATCAATTAA
- the dksA gene encoding RNA polymerase-binding protein DksA, with translation MPESKKKTIGILAIAGVEPYQEKPGEEYMSPEQVEHFTKILTAWRDQLRAEVDRTVHHMQDEAANFPDPVDRASQEEEFSLELRNRDRERRLIKKIEKTLDKIKEDDFGFCESCGVEIGVRRLEARPTADLCIDCKTLAEIKEKQMQG, from the coding sequence ATGCCAGAATCAAAGAAGAAAACGATAGGCATCCTAGCCATTGCCGGCGTGGAGCCATATCAGGAAAAACCTGGTGAAGAGTACATGTCACCAGAGCAGGTTGAACACTTTACGAAAATCTTAACAGCTTGGCGCGACCAGCTAAGAGCTGAAGTGGATCGTACTGTTCACCACATGCAGGACGAAGCAGCAAACTTCCCAGATCCAGTTGACCGCGCCTCTCAAGAGGAAGAGTTCAGCCTAGAACTGCGTAACCGTGACCGCGAACGCCGTTTGATCAAGAAGATTGAAAAGACTTTGGATAAAATCAAAGAAGACGATTTTGGCTTCTGTGAGTCTTGTGGCGTAGAGATTGGCGTTCGCCGTCTTGAAGCACGTCCAACCGCTGACCTTTGTATTGACTGTAAAACACTTGCAGAAATCAAAGAGAAGCAAATGCAAGGTTAA
- the gluQRS gene encoding tRNA glutamyl-Q(34) synthetase GluQRS, with the protein MTRYVGRFAPSPSGPLHFGSLIAALGSYFQAKAQNGAWLVRIEDLDPPREMPGAAQLILEALKAYQLHWDGEVVYQSERHDLYQAQINKWLENGEAYYCQCTRKQIKEHGGFYPGTCRDKNLKDGAIRLKMTKPVAHFLDQKRGTITIPEQLVNEDFIIKRRDGLFAYNLAVVLDDIDQGVTEVVRGADLIEPTGRQISLYQILGQPEVSYLHLPLAMDNNGNKLSKQNHATAIDIDTPKPTLLRAMTFLGFEIPETVRAANIEDILRWGCENWRLEQLPAEIEITP; encoded by the coding sequence ATGACACGCTATGTAGGTCGATTCGCCCCATCTCCTTCTGGTCCACTGCATTTTGGTTCACTGATTGCCGCTCTTGGCAGTTATTTTCAAGCGAAAGCACAAAACGGAGCTTGGTTAGTACGTATTGAGGACTTAGACCCACCAAGAGAAATGCCAGGTGCAGCGCAACTTATCCTAGAGGCACTCAAGGCCTATCAGCTGCATTGGGATGGAGAAGTGGTATACCAGAGCGAACGTCACGACCTTTACCAAGCTCAAATAAACAAATGGCTCGAAAATGGGGAAGCCTATTATTGCCAATGTACTCGTAAGCAAATTAAAGAGCATGGCGGTTTTTATCCTGGCACTTGCCGCGATAAAAACTTGAAAGACGGCGCGATTCGCCTAAAAATGACCAAGCCTGTCGCTCATTTCCTCGACCAAAAGCGGGGAACCATTACTATTCCAGAGCAACTCGTTAATGAAGATTTCATTATTAAACGTCGAGATGGATTATTTGCTTATAATCTTGCGGTAGTATTGGACGACATCGACCAAGGCGTCACAGAAGTCGTGCGAGGTGCAGACTTAATCGAGCCGACAGGGCGTCAAATTAGCCTGTACCAAATACTTGGTCAGCCTGAAGTTAGCTACTTGCATTTACCATTGGCGATGGACAACAACGGCAATAAATTGTCGAAACAAAATCACGCGACGGCTATTGATATAGATACACCAAAACCTACTCTATTGCGCGCCATGACATTTTTAGGTTTCGAGATACCTGAAACCGTAAGGGCGGCCAACATAGAAGATATTCTTCGTTGGGGCTGCGAAAACTGGCGCTTGGAACAGCTTCCAGCAGAGATCGAGATCACACCGTGA
- the pcnB gene encoding polynucleotide adenylyltransferase PcnB: protein MHMNTNDYTPSEPATIPELALNVITREEHNISRKQISDNALKVLYRLNGAGFDAFLVGGGVRDLLLGQKPKDFDIATNATPEQIKQLFRNCRLIGRRFRLAHIMFGRDIIEVATFRGHHQEQKNKSISQQSKEGMLLRDNVYGTIDEDAERRDFTINSMYYNIADYSIHDYARGIEDLEDRLIRLIGDPETRYREDPVRMLRAVRFAVKLDFDIEEDTAAPIEHMAPLLGDIPSARLFEESLKLLQSGHGLETYHLLREYNLFQQLFPTIAAHFTEDYSSHTEQMLDLVLDSTDMRIEDGKRINPAFMFAAMLWYPLCAKADELMEERNLGHYDAIMEASNIILDEQVRTIAIPRRHTATIREIWQLQLRLPRRNGKRAFRLMELNKFRAGFDFLEMRGEIEGGDTQKLAKWWETFQNAGREMRQAMAADLDGQSPKTGQRRRKTYRKKKSKPKS, encoded by the coding sequence ATGCACATGAATACAAACGACTATACACCAAGCGAACCTGCCACAATTCCAGAGCTCGCTCTCAATGTAATAACTCGTGAAGAGCACAACATTTCGCGTAAGCAGATCAGTGATAATGCGCTGAAGGTACTGTACCGCCTAAATGGTGCTGGTTTCGATGCTTTTCTTGTGGGTGGCGGGGTTCGAGACTTACTGCTTGGACAAAAACCAAAAGATTTTGACATTGCGACCAACGCAACGCCGGAACAGATCAAACAGCTATTTCGTAACTGCCGTTTGATTGGTCGCCGCTTCCGCTTGGCTCATATTATGTTTGGCCGAGACATCATTGAGGTTGCGACATTCCGTGGTCACCACCAAGAGCAAAAGAATAAGAGCATTTCTCAGCAATCAAAAGAGGGTATGCTGCTGCGTGACAACGTCTACGGCACCATCGATGAAGATGCTGAGCGCCGTGATTTCACGATTAACTCGATGTACTACAACATCGCAGATTACTCGATTCACGACTACGCACGTGGTATTGAAGATTTAGAAGATCGCCTAATTCGACTGATTGGTGATCCAGAAACACGCTACCGTGAAGACCCTGTGCGCATGCTGCGTGCGGTTCGTTTCGCGGTAAAACTAGACTTTGATATTGAAGAAGACACCGCAGCGCCAATCGAACACATGGCACCGTTGCTCGGTGACATTCCGTCAGCGCGTCTTTTTGAAGAGTCACTCAAATTATTGCAATCCGGTCATGGCTTAGAAACCTACCACCTACTGCGTGAGTACAACCTATTCCAGCAACTATTCCCGACGATTGCAGCGCACTTTACAGAAGATTACTCCTCTCACACTGAGCAGATGTTGGATCTTGTCCTAGATTCTACCGACATGCGCATCGAAGATGGGAAACGCATCAATCCAGCATTTATGTTTGCTGCAATGCTGTGGTACCCACTGTGTGCGAAAGCCGATGAACTGATGGAAGAGCGCAACTTAGGCCATTACGACGCCATTATGGAAGCGAGCAACATCATTCTTGACGAGCAAGTTCGGACAATTGCCATTCCAAGACGCCACACCGCAACCATTCGCGAGATTTGGCAGTTACAGCTTCGTCTTCCACGACGTAACGGTAAACGTGCATTCCGTCTTATGGAGCTCAATAAATTTAGAGCTGGCTTTGATTTTCTTGAAATGCGCGGTGAAATTGAAGGTGGTGACACTCAGAAACTTGCCAAGTGGTGGGAAACTTTTCAAAATGCAGGCCGAGAAATGCGTCAAGCAATGGCTGCCGACTTAGACGGTCAATCACCGAAAACAGGCCAGCGCCGCCGTAAAACTTATCGCAAGAAAAAGAGTAAGCCCAAATCATGA